Within Fusarium fujikuroi IMI 58289 draft genome, chromosome FFUJ_chr08, the genomic segment AAAAATAGGTCCAACTTGttattcttggcttcttATAACCCGTGATGGCGGACAAGTGAGTCAtcttttaggtttttatgaTATCAGCTTTTTGCTGTAGCAATTGGTCAGACATTTTGGtataatgtctaagttgtgagctagatgtcttatttgcagttgagacttgtggctgagagcttattcCAGCAGACAGAACCTAGTTATTCTTGGCAGTCCACCAAAGGAACAGCTCTCCTTTTGGAGAATATGGTTGACCAATCAAGGAGCTGTGAATACGAAATTAGGCAATGGGGTTGGCGAGTCTGGCCAatcaccaccagccatgACTCTGGGACCTTGGATAAATCATTCCAATAGTTCCCTTTACCCTCATGAAACTTGATATACGATCGCGTAATTAAGTAGCTTAAATCCGAGGCTGACAAACACATGCTGGTCAAGATATCGATGGGTCACTTAAATACTCACATTCCCTCGTCGGTAGCTTCTCGTAACCTCATAATTCGAGTCTAAGACGATCAAGCTCACTCTGTATCTACTATTTTAATTCATTGTAATCAGTATAGCATCAAATCCATCATGCGCTATACATTCACAGCAAGTCTCATAGCTTTCATCAGTACTGGAGCCTTTTACTATTCCTCATCTCGACCAAAGGCCCTTGAACTCGTCCAAATTTCAAACACTTGGATCGAAAACGTCGCCATCCGTTCCAACGGGGATCTTCTCATGACCACAATTGGAGAAGGAAAGGTATATACCTTTTCTCCGACTGCCAAACCTGCTGCATCCAACCCTATTTTCAAAATCGAGGGAGTGAACGCACTATCTGGTATCGCCGAGGCTGGCCAAGATGTCTTTGCTGTGACCGGAGGCATCTTTGAGGGGATGTATCAGAACAACACCATAAacctttctcttctcaagTTTGATGGTGATAGTTTCTCCATATCCACTGTCTTTCAAAAGTCCAAGTATGGGCCGGTCAATGGTATCTCGGCCCTTCCACGGCATAAGCACATTATTCTTGCTGCTGACGCCGAACGGGGTGAGATTCTGAGAATTGATACGACTACTGGACATGTTGAAgtagctattaaggataaagcACTCGCTCCTGCCCCTGGCGGACCCTTCCCCGCTGGTGTAAACGgaatcaagatcttcaacgaCTACCTTTACTTTACAAACACGGCTTATCAGTCCTTTAACCGAGTGAAGATTGATGATATGGGAAACAAACTTGGCGATTTCGAGGTTCTTGCCAAGCTTGAAAAGGGTTCCCCTTATGCCCCAGATGACTTTGCCATGGATCGACATGGAAACGCGTATGTTGTTTATTGGCAGGATAGGATTGTCAAAATCACTCAGGGAGGGAAACAAACTATTCTTTTGGATGGACTTCTTGCCGGTCCTAGCAGTGCTACATTTAGTAATGACGGAAAGACCTTGTATGTCGTTACATCTGGGCAGAACAACCTGGCTGTCTCTGGTGGACAGGTAGTAGAGGTCAAGCTGTCAAGATTTGAGTAACAGCTAGCACAATCAAACGATGAGATTCGTCGAGATATTCCTAGTCTCTATCAAACTGGATTGTGATACCTACTACCTAAAGCTTGCTCACGAAGAGACTCTGCACATTACAGAAACCCTTGAGTCCGTTGATACCCCACTCAGCACCGATTCCAGACTGTTTATGACCACCGAAGGGAGCCATAGGAGTGATATCAAAATGGTTGTTGACCCAGACAGTTCCTGCCTCAAGTTGCTTAGCCACTCGCTCTGCTGTTTCAATGTTCGCAGACCAGACGGAggctccaagaccaagcttgGTATCGTTGGCGCGCTCGatgacttcatcttcgttcTTCCATGAAAGGATAGGGAGGATAGGACCTATCAAGTCAGTCGCTATTCCAAGACTAAGTGTCGCCAGGAACTTACCAAAAGGCTCCTCAACCACAATTCTTGAGTTCTCGGGGGGGTTATCAATCACAGTAGGCTGGATGTAATACCCATCCTTAGGCGCAGGATCAAACTTGCCACCCGTAGCGACCTTCCAGCCTTGCTTCTCGATGTCGTCGAAGAATGTCTTTACTCTGTTGTACTGCATTTCGTTCTGGACAGGGCCGTGGCTGGTTCCTTCGGACGAACCGTCGCCGAGCTTGTAGTTCTTGACGTGTTTGACAATGGCGTCGCGGAACTTCTCGTAGATGGATTCGTGGACATAGATTCGCTTGACGTTGAGGCAAATTTGGCCTGAGTTCATGAATGCAAGCGTAGAGACCTATTGCTAGTTAGCAAAGCTGATTGTTGTTTTGGCCTGCCACAAGACCTACCTTTTCAGCTACGCTTTCGATATCCACATCAGGGaacacaacagcagcatcgtTGCCACCACTGCTAGGTATTAGTTACCATAAGCACATCTAGAGACTTATACTTACAGCTCAAGAGTAACGCGCTTGAGTGTCTTGGCAGCACTCTGCATCACCAACTTTCCAGTATTAGTCGAACCCGTAAAGCTGATCTTATCAATACCCTCATGGCTGGTAATCCAAGGGCCAAGGTTATCATCACCACTGAGTGATTGGACAACACCCGGGGGGAAGAACTGCTGCGCTAGCTCAACCAGCTTCAGGCCACAATAGGGTGTAAAGGGCGATGGCTTTACGATGATCACATTTCCTGTGACAAGAGCGGGTGCAATCTTTGCGGCTGCCAGCATGAGGGGGAAGTTCCATGGGACGATAGCAGCTGCTACACCGAGAGGAGTGTATCTGGTGATGATCTTGCGGCTCTCGCTATCCTCGACGACTTCTTCGGGGAGATCAATGCTAGCTTGACCTCTGACCCAGGCAATtgcagcctcagcctcgccTGAAGCTTGAGCAATCTAAATCATCAGtattctgcttcttcctAGCTCAGCACCAAAGTCTTACAGGTTTGCCTTGCTCAGAGACAAGTAGGTCGGCGAACTCCTTCTTCTGAGCCTCAATGGCATCAGCCCAAGCAAACAACTTCTGCTTTCGTTCCTCCCAAGGAACCTTTGACCAAGACTTGTAGGCCTTCCTAGCAGAGTCAACGGCTCGGTTCAAATCATCCTGGGTGGCGACAGGGACTGggggcttcttctcaagagtTGCTGGGTTTATGCCTTGGTGGCTCTTTTGGGTTGGGGCACTTTTTCCATCGATGATCTGGACATAGTTGTCCTTGAGGTTAATAGGGTGAGACTTGGTTCCGTTggtggccatgatgaataATAGGGAGCAATACGAGACTTGAAAGGAGAAGTAAGGGAATATAGGGTTTGTTTCAATCCTTTTATAAGTTCTATTCTGCTTTCAACTGGACAACCCCCGCACTTTGATCAACGTCAATGAGGACGCCAGACGAATCATGTTGCATATGTACTACCAGTCTATCGCACAAGACGAGACATGCACCGGATACTTAGATCCCGAAGGCACTCGGCTTCGTCCCCCCACTCCATGATTGATAGTCTAGATAGGGCCAACTGTACCAATTGTGCGACTCTAGCCTGGGCGAAGCCGGGGCCTCGGACCGAGGGGCACGGCTACTGATCCCGTGTCAGATAACAAAGTTCATGATAGGCAGCAAAATGACTTACCCCGGAAGTCATCGCGTATATATCCCATGGGGAATCATATTCGCTGAAAGAGGGGGAGGTTCGGGGACCCTCTGTGGACTAGCCCTGAAAGGAAGTGTTTATCGCGTATCCGTTTAGGTATGTCTTAGAATCTGCACAAGTCGCAAGCTAGACACACTTAGACTTTTTGCCGTATACGGAATAAATTGGAGAGCGGCAGATATGGACCTTGGAACTAATACCTAGTATTCTCATTACTTCCCTCACTTCCTCCCAAGCAAGCCAACAATATCATCCTTCTCACAAGCACTCGCAATATCCAGCGCacttcttcccttctcatcctccttcagTGGATCCAAACCTTTATCCATCATCATAACAAACAATTTCTTGTCATGTCCCTCAATCGTGCTATAGGTATTCACTCTCCCTGCAATCATGTGTAGCGCTCCCTCTCCTGATTTGTTCTGCGCAAGAATGTCAACACCGCTATCTTCCGGGAACAGAATCGCATAATGGTCAGTATGGCACGATTCTGGGTGACAGTTATACCCGTTATTTGTTGGCGAAGAGAGATATGTGTGCAAAGGCGTATTTCCAGCCTTGTCGGGAACGTTGATGGAACCTCCTTGGACAATGAATTTTTTCCACAGAGCATGACACTGATTGAAGTAATCTTCACCAAGCTCGATGTTCAGTCGACCTGGGGATCCAGGTTCTCGCGTATTGAGAAGGCATTGCGAGGCTATGTAGTGGAGAGCAGTTCGGCCCTGTGGATCAGGTTGAAGCAGGTCAGCCCCCGTCATAAGGAGTGCTTCACAAACTCGAGGGCGCAATAGTCGAAAAGCATAGTGGAGCGGCGAACATCCTTCCTGATCTACCTGAAAGAGGATTGGGACGACCTCTGTTCGATTTATGAACTCAATTAGTGTATCATCCGGCAAGCCAGGGTTACTCAACAGATGGTGGAGAGCTGTCTTGCCAAGGTTGTCAACCAGAGTTGCATCGGCTCCAAGATCCAGCATCCGCACAGGAGGTCCTGTCGGGAGCTTTTCCCAATGTCTGTGAGAGAACCCAGGTAAAGTTTCCCGCCAGTTACAAGCAGCCATAAGAACAGTCTGGCCCTGTTGGTCGCGATGGTCGAAGTCAATTTGTGTCGCGCATGGCGGCTTCAGAAGCTCGTCAATAACTTCATAATCCGGGTACACAAAGAGGAAATGAATCAGCGTCTCATCATCGTTCAGAGGTAGATAGAGATTTGCTCCATGCCCAATGAGAGTTCGTAGCAAAGGTATTGTGTTGGCAACTTGTGTATTGAGCTTTTCAGCGAAGGCAGCGCAGAGAACGGGATACACACGGCGTGACTTGGTCAGGTTGTAATTCACATTCCGGCTGTGCTTTGCTTCGCTCACTATGTCGGAACTCAACCCGTAGTTGAGGAGTGCTGCCAATACTTCCTGGTTCTGGTCGAAAATTGCATCGAATAAAGGGCTTTCCTTTCCTATGGTTGCGTCTGCACCTCGACCCAGCAGTTCCTTTGTGACATCTGGTGCATTCGATGCCTTATGTAGGGGAGTCAATTTGGCGTTGTCAAGTGCGTTGATGTCAGCTCCATTGTCAAGGAGTATCTTGACAGCTTCTAGCCTCGCTAGACCTTTCACATCGCGGTTTTCATGGACCAAACCCCCAGCTGCAATATGGAGCGGTGTCTGTCCATCGCTGTTCAAGGCATTAACGTTGGCTCCATTTTCAATCAGATACCTCAAGCCTTCCAACTGCCAGTGTTGGTTCGCCTCGGCAAGGACATGTAGTGCCGTTCCACTTGAGGTTACGCCACTGCGTTTGTCGTATCCGTCGCCAATTGACACCGCAAAATTGGCGTTGACATCAACATTCAACTTCTCAACGAGTAACCTCAATGTGAGCATGTTTGACTCTTCTTGAGAGCAAGCAAGGCTTAGCGCAGTCATAAGGGATTCCGGATGCCAGCTTTCCTCAACGATCTCTTTCTCGAGCCTTGCTTTTGCATTCTCGTAGTTGCTGTAATACTTGACGAGTCCCGGTGCATGCTCGATAGCAGAAAGGTGATTAAAAGTCTGGCAGCTGCTCGGCCTCATAATTTGCTCGAGTAACTCGTAGGTTCCCGTTGCCAATGGTGCAGTTTCAACGCACTGGTCCATTAATTTCCCAGCATCATGGGCGgagaggaggctgaggaaggTTTGAGGCTTGTCCATAAGACTCTTGaacccatcttcatcttgacgtAAGGTTTCCCAGCAAGATTTCGGACGCAACAGAAGCATTTGTAATTTGATGCCTGTCCGCATTTCTTCCACTTTTTCACTgtcattctccttctccagtTGGACTGTGGCCCTTTTGAACAGTTCTTCGTCCTCTGAAAAGACTTCCGCAAAATCAGGGCATCCTGCGAAGAGAGCCAAATCCAGGGCTGTTCGTTTACGATCATCTAACCAACCAAGGTCAACACCATGCTCAACTAGCATTTTAATTATGGTGGCAACTCCTGGCGACGAATGCCTCTGAACATCAACGTTGGGAGTAGAGTATCTAGCCAGATACCAAGGCTCTCTTGGATAATCGTTGCCAACACGAGGCCGAAGTGGGTCAGCGCATGACCTTCGAAGCCATGGAGACTCTCGTGCTTGTAGGTTCCATAGGCTCTGCTCAATTCTGATATCCGCACAGGCGTGCAAGACAGAAGAGCCATCATTTGCTTTGATGTAGGTCGAAGCGCCGAAGCGCAAAAGCCAGGCAACAATCTCAGGGTCGCCAGAACTGCAGGCATAATGAAGTGGTGTTCTGCCAAATTGGTCTTCCTGGTTCATATTTATGTTTGGAACTGTTTCCAGAATCTGGGCAATGATGCTGGTTTTACGAGCTCGGCATGCCAGATGAAGGATGTTTTGTGAGTCAGAAGTTAAATAGTTGAAATCAAGACCAAGTTTCTTGAGCTCGGCCATTTCAACTTCTGATGTCATGACTGCCAGATGAAGCGGTGACAGCCCATCGTTATCACGGATTTGCAGGTCAACCTCACGGTTCCGGTTCAAAACATCCAAGAGGTGAATGCGCTTGTTATCAAGCAAAGTACTCCCAGTCCGTCTGCGAGTCTGGAAGACGTGTAATGGAGTGGCACCCTGATTGTTGACACCGTTAACTGGAAtaccaagactgaggagcCAACCAAGAAGACCGGCAGATTCTCTTGTACCGTCATAACCCCTTGCGACAAGATGTAAAAGGGTGTCTCCGTCGTCATTGGTGGCAAGAGGGTCAATGCCTTCGTCTATGAACATTTCCATTTCCTCTGTACGCCTCGTTCCGTAGAGGCAGAGATGATGCAATGCGTTGTTCCCGTTGGAGTCTGTGGCATTTGCCCGTGCACCATGATCTTTCAGGATGCGCAATCGATCCTTACCTCCTCGTACGCAATTCAGATAGAGAGTCTTGCCATTTGAATCCACCATCTCCATATCAATCCCTTCGGCAAGTAGAAGTTCAAGATAGTGAGTGAACCTTTCTGCATCGTGTATCCCTGAAAGGTTGAACCAGCAGTTTTTCCTCACGGACATATCGGTTGCCCTGTCGAACAAGGCTTGGAATATATCCGGCCCTCCGGACATCGCAATGCCGACCGGTGTTCTTCCGTATTTATCCTTGCAACAAGGATCAGCACCTTGGCTAAGGAGATATTTCACAATATCCATCCTTCTGGAGCCAGTATCTGGCTTGTACGAGCCCGCCTCGGATACAGCTCTGTGAAGAGCTGTGTCTCCATCCTCGTTTTTGTGCGTCGGGTCACACCCATATTCCACCAGAAGCTGGATAGCTTCTACGTCCCTGCTGTGTTCAAGAACTTGGTGCAGCATCGTATCAGTATTCCGGTGCTGgccaaggaccttgacaTTGGCGCCAGCTCTTACCAAAGCCTTCAGGGCCGGTAAATGATTTCGTCTTTCGTCGGAATATCGTGGATCTTGCGCTGAAATGATCAAGGGAGTTCTTCCACGGCCATCAAACCGTTCAAGGTCAGCACCAGCTTTCAGCAACTTTCTGAGGATCTCTTGGCTATCGGAATCATTCTTATCTTCCCAGGCCTCTACGAGGTGATGTAACGGTGTTGCGTCTTCCCGCTTCTGAGGACGTGGGCCATTCATCCGTCGTCTCGGTTGCCATTGGGATAATTTGTTCACATCTGCGCCTGCACGAATGAGCTCTTCGACACACTTGACATCGGGTATGGCACAAGCAAAATACAACGCTGTCGCCCCTTCGTAGGTTGCATCAGGCGAGACAGGCGAGTTGTTCAAGATTGCTTGAACTACGTCTGCTCGACCGAACTGGCAGCACTGGCACAGAAGTTGCTCCAGCATCTGTGGCTCGCAGAATGGTATCATGACAGTGACTACCTCCAAGTTCCCTCCTCTACTGGCATAGTATATAGAGCATTCACCTTTTGTAATTCTTTCGCCACCTAGAAGACGCCCTGTTCGGTTTTCCCTTGTTTTTATCGTGTTTGGTTTAACACCTGCTTCGAGTAAGACGACCACAACATCGGCGTAATTCTTCAAGGTTGCGAGATGGATGGGCTTCAACCCCCTTCCGTCTTCAGCATCGGGATTGGCCCCGTATTGAATGAGGAGCGCGGCGACTCTATCATGGCCATTTGTCGCTGCCCAATGTAATGGAACCCGCTCTTGAGCATCAACTGCCGAGACTGATGCGCCTTGCTTGAGGAGCTGTGAAGCGAACTGAGTTAGTCCTGCAAAGGCTGCGATGTGAAGACCCGTAGGTATCCCTTTCAGTGACCCTTTGTcgcttgatgttgatcccCATTGCAGGACAAGCCATCGCAGAAACGAAAGGCTCTTAGAGTCGAGAAAGtcgttgatggtcttgaagaattcatcatcatccgtGTCGTAGTTTGAGGCATGGTATGGCCAATTCTCGACCGCATAGCTGAGGAATGGATATCGTAGACGAGCTGATCTGTACTCGAAAGCATCATGTTCGTCGCGAAGACCAAGGTGCTCATGTCTGTAATGCCACGCATCACGATCGATTTTGTGTCTGGGTGTTTCGAATGTCACCGACGGATCGACAGCTGAGTTGTTGGATTGCTCGCTCTCCAGTAGCAGTGATCCGGACTGCAGATAGAAAAGGCAGTCCATGGCCATATGCTTGTGTGCCTGAAGAGAGTCGATGATTGGGAATTCAGATGCACCAACAGTGGAGGCGCTGCGAGTATCTCCACGTAGGAATTCCGTGAACGAGTGATGGATTACCTGCAAAGTCTCGTCCTCGAGGATCTCGATCAGTG encodes:
- a CDS encoding related to aldehyde dehydrogenase (NAD+), mitochondrial gives rise to the protein MATNGTKSHPINLKDNYVQIIDGKSAPTQKSHQGINPATLEKKPPVPVATQDDLNRAVDSARKAYKSWSKVPWEERKQKLFAWADAIEAQKKEFADLLVSEQGKPIAQASGEAEAAIAWVRGQASIDLPEEVVEDSESRKIITRYTPLGVAAAIVPWNFPLMLAAAKIAPALVTGNVIIVKPSPFTPYCGLKLVELAQQFFPPGVVQSLSGDDNLGPWITSHEGIDKISFTGSTNTGKLVMQSAAKTLKRVTLELGGNDAAVVFPDVDIESVAEKVSTLAFMNSGQICLNVKRIYVHESIYEKFRDAIVKHVKNYKLGDGSSEGTSHGPVQNEMQYNRVKTFFDDIEKQGWKVATGGKFDPAPKDGYYIQPTVIDNPPENSRIVVEEPFGPILPILSWKNEDEVIERANDTKLGLGASVWSANIETAERVAKQLEAGTVWVNNHFDITPMAPFGGHKQSGIGAEWGINGLKGFCNVQSLFVSKL